One region of Culex pipiens pallens isolate TS chromosome 2, TS_CPP_V2, whole genome shotgun sequence genomic DNA includes:
- the LOC120414554 gene encoding uncharacterized protein LOC120414554: MPPKVQRTPKKEESQEEEELGNLVFLRDEERDRLERLKVKLAATGAADRTATAAEVHQRKLYDCNEAFKSLQQQIYRLAGTKKRDVHKGKSIEFESLFDELAMTLGRWVAAAHVTAVQQPIIIQQPLPRIIPTFDGKYENWEKFKTIFQDVVDRTNESPRIKLYHLEEALVGEAVGILDAKTVQDGNYDHAWNLLEERYEDKRRMVDLHIGGLLAVKKLPRTDHSELRSLIDNVVGHVENLKFLGQEFSGVSELIVIHLLGHALDDETRKLWESTVKKGELPNYPETIQFLKDRVSVLERCETTVDATPREHHRAESKPTATDQPYQIANAAVTSRPGPRCDFCSERHLTFKCAAFQDLTVCQRMEKVKEKHVCFNCLRAGHCAKNCRRTSSCGKCQRRHHTLLHDFYRKSTAPQRPSPAVRQPAEPLPPVEVNNCPTPMLQTAVVDLGDGSNRPVPCRILLDSGSQVNFISTSMADRLKLKRVPANVPICGIGGQTTNTRESTTVQLQSRYSGFTADVECLVVPKVTGKIPSSPVNTTDWPIPKGFQLADPKFHIPDRIDMLVGASLYFRLLKRGFVHMWDNYPELRETHLGWVVVGGAGESVTGQQFAPTAVLQATHLHQATTLEKASAGPSPARGEDVGAPTRR, translated from the coding sequence ATGCCCCCAAAAGTGCAACGTACGccgaagaaagaagaaagccaagaagaagaagagttgGGCAACCTGGTCTTCCTTCGTGACGAAGAGAGGGACAGACTCGAGCGCCTAAAAGTGAAGCTTGCAGCGACCGGTGCAGCTGATCGCACTGCAACCGCAGCGGAAGTGCACCAGCGAAAGCTTTACGATTGCAACGAAGCTTTCAAGTCCTTACAGCAGCAAATCTACCGGTTGGCTGGCACCAAGAAACGAGATGTGCACAAGGGTAAGTCGATCGAATTCGAATCCTTGTTCGACGAGCTGGCCATGACTCTCGGGAGATGGGTGGCAGCCGCCCACGTAACCGCAGTGCAGCAACCCATCATCATCCAACAGCCCCTCCCACGGATCATTCCGACATTCGATGGGAAGTACGAAAATTGGGAAAAGTTCAAAACCATCTTTCAAGATGTCGTTGACCGGACGAACGAGTCGCCGCGGATCAAGTTGTACCATCTGGAAGAAGCTTTGGTTGGCGAAGCGGTCGGAATTCTGGACGCCAAGACGGTTCAGGATGGGAACTACGACCATGCCTGGAACCTGCTGGAGGAACGATACGAGGACAAGCGGCGAATGGTGGATCTGCACATCGGCGGTTTGCTCGCCGTCAAGAAGTTGCCCCGTACTGATCATTCGGAGCTGCGTTCCCTTATTGACAACGTCGTTGGCCACGTGGAGAACTTGAAGTTTCTTGGCCAGGAGTTCTCTGGAGTGTCAGAGCTCATCGTCATCCATCTGCTGGGACACGCTCTGGACGATGAGACAAGGAAACTTTGGGAGTCAACGGTCAAGAAGGGAGAGCTTCCGAACTACCCCGAGACGATCCAGTTCCTGAAGGATCGTGTCTCGGTTCTGGAAAGATGCGAGACCACCGTCGACGCAACACCGAGGGAACACCACCGAGCAGAATCGAAGCCAACCGCGACTGATCAACCGTATCAGATCGCCAACGCAGCCGTCACGTCACGACCGGGACCACGGTGTGATTTTTGCAGCGAGCGTCACCTGACCTTCAAGTGCGCTGCCTTCCAAGACCTCACAGTGTGTCAGCGCATGGAGAAGGTTAAAGAAAAGCACGTCTGCTTTAACTGCTTGCGCGCTGGACACTGCGCGAAGAATTGCAGACGGACAAGCTCGTGTGGTAAGTGCCAACGCCGACACCACACTCTTCTACACGACTTCTACCGGAAGTCAACCGCACCGCAGAGACCATCTCCGGCTGTGCGTCAACCCGCTGAACCACTTCCGCCGGTGGAAGTGAACAACTGCCCCACTCCGATGCTTCAAACAGCAGTCGTCGATCTGGGCGACGGCAGCAATCGACCTGTGCCGTGTCGCATCCTTTTGGACAGCGGATCACAGGTAAACTTTATTTCTACCTCGATGGCTGATCGTCTTAAACTAAAAAGAGTTCCCGCAAACGTCCCGATCTGCGGCATCGGAGGTCAGACGACGAATACTAGGGAGTCGACAACCGTTCAGCTCCAGTCCCGATACAGCGGATTCACGGCGGACGTGGAGTGCCTGGTCGTCCCGAAGGTAACTGGAAAGATTCCGTCGTCACCGGTCAATACCACCGATTGGCCGATtccaaagggatttcagctGGCCGATCCTAAGTTCCACATCCCAGATCGCATTGACATGCTCGTCGGTGCCTCCCTGTACTTCCGCTTACTGAAACGAGGCTTCGTTCACATGTGGGACAATTACCCGGAACTGCGAGAGACTCACCTGGGTTGGGTTGTCGTCGGAGGAGCTGGAGAATCCGTCACTGGTCAGCAGTTTGCGCCCACTGCGGTGCTGCAGGCCACACATCTACATCAAGCGACCACTCTAGAAAAAGCTTCTGCTGGGCCTTCCCCAGCCCGGGGGGAGGATGTTGGAGCCCCAACGCGTCGATAA